A single genomic interval of Nitrospirota bacterium harbors:
- a CDS encoding FAD:protein FMN transferase codes for MASGLAAIFLLAVPLLSACQSVAPPAPVMVQRAQMLMGTLVRISAVAPSEAQAQAAATAGFQEIRRLEELLSTWIPTSELSRVNAAAGREPVAVSPDTLLILQRSLEIAKLTDGGFNIVVGPAIQAWSVTERQRVPSDMELEALRPLLDLAQLRLDRKGSTAFLAKPGMRVDVGGIGKGFAADRAVMVMQRAGATAGVVALSGDIKTFGRLPDGRPFPFGIQHPRKEGALLARLDLQDEAISTAGDYERFFEREGIRYHHILDPKTLKQARGCQSVTIVATEGIMADGLDTGIFVMGPEAGMALIERLPGVEGVIVDREGRVLVSSGLKGRLTMESGSP; via the coding sequence ATGGCGTCCGGACTCGCGGCAATTTTTCTGCTCGCGGTGCCGTTGCTTTCGGCCTGTCAGTCCGTTGCCCCGCCTGCGCCGGTGATGGTCCAGCGGGCCCAGATGCTGATGGGCACGCTGGTGCGGATTAGCGCTGTTGCGCCGTCGGAGGCGCAGGCGCAAGCCGCCGCCACGGCCGGATTTCAAGAGATCCGGCGGTTGGAGGAGCTGCTCAGTACCTGGATTCCCACGAGCGAACTGTCGCGCGTCAATGCGGCCGCCGGGCGTGAGCCGGTGGCGGTCAGTCCGGATACCCTGCTGATCCTTCAACGATCCCTCGAGATCGCCAAGCTCACGGACGGAGGCTTCAATATTGTGGTCGGGCCGGCCATTCAGGCTTGGAGCGTCACCGAGCGGCAGCGAGTGCCGTCCGATATGGAGCTGGAGGCGCTGCGCCCCCTGCTCGATCTCGCGCAGTTGCGGTTGGATCGGAAGGGCTCCACGGCGTTCTTGGCCAAGCCCGGCATGCGCGTGGATGTGGGGGGGATTGGAAAAGGATTTGCCGCCGATCGGGCGGTCATGGTCATGCAACGTGCCGGCGCCACCGCCGGCGTCGTGGCCTTGTCGGGAGACATCAAGACGTTCGGCCGATTGCCAGATGGACGCCCCTTTCCCTTCGGCATTCAACATCCCCGCAAAGAGGGGGCGTTGCTGGCCCGGTTGGACCTTCAGGACGAGGCCATCTCCACGGCCGGGGACTATGAACGGTTCTTCGAACGTGAGGGTATCCGATACCACCATATCCTGGATCCCAAGACATTGAAGCAGGCCCGCGGATGCCAGAGCGTGACGATCGTGGCGACGGAAGGCATCATGGCCGATGGGCTGGATACGGGCATATTCGTCATGGGGCCGGAAGCAGGAATGGCTCTGATCGAGCGGTTGCCGGGAGTCGAAGGGGTGATCGTGGACCGTGAGGGACGGGTCCTGGTGTCCTCTGGCCTCAAGGGCCGGCTCACCATGGAATCTGGTTCGCCCTGA
- a CDS encoding energy transducer TonB, which produces MTVHALHRAGEVQARVWSWAVSLLLHGLAVGAAIVMVADLRLAPQPEPFRWVVSKVESRTSAESLSHAQPATAQPSKPMPPTQARPVKADATPTQPVPPIRQQSAQPAPVVKPAEPIPTASEAGTQQGPAPSEPVAAPVAPPTPAPSTHSAAPPVVANAPAAQARSAVETQAIQTSPQAQVQDIPAPQALPATVASLTPSSQPGPSAQPGQTAQTKTDYGWLAQTIRTKVEQLKHYPHMARANRWEGRVVLRAVIGEDGQLVDLTVSESSGHSILDDAAVAVLKKAAPLTLPQPLGRSQVVVQVPISYRLR; this is translated from the coding sequence GTGACCGTGCATGCGTTGCACCGTGCCGGGGAAGTCCAAGCCCGTGTCTGGAGCTGGGCCGTCAGTCTGCTCCTTCATGGATTGGCCGTCGGGGCCGCGATCGTCATGGTTGCAGACTTGCGTTTGGCGCCCCAACCGGAGCCGTTTCGATGGGTCGTCTCCAAGGTCGAGTCCCGGACGTCTGCCGAATCACTCAGCCACGCTCAACCGGCCACGGCCCAACCAAGCAAGCCGATGCCTCCGACACAGGCCCGGCCCGTCAAAGCCGACGCAACGCCCACGCAACCGGTTCCTCCCATCCGACAACAGAGCGCACAGCCGGCGCCGGTGGTCAAGCCTGCCGAACCGATACCGACAGCCAGTGAGGCCGGCACGCAACAGGGACCGGCGCCATCGGAACCTGTCGCCGCGCCTGTCGCACCTCCGACCCCGGCTCCCTCAACTCACTCCGCAGCGCCTCCTGTCGTGGCCAACGCCCCTGCAGCCCAAGCCCGGTCGGCAGTCGAGACACAAGCCATCCAGACCAGTCCTCAGGCTCAGGTCCAGGATATCCCGGCACCCCAGGCGCTCCCCGCAACTGTGGCCTCTTTGACTCCCTCGTCTCAGCCCGGGCCCTCAGCCCAACCGGGTCAGACTGCCCAGACCAAGACTGATTATGGCTGGTTGGCTCAGACGATCCGGACCAAGGTGGAGCAGCTGAAGCATTACCCCCACATGGCCCGCGCGAACCGGTGGGAAGGCAGAGTGGTGCTTCGAGCGGTGATCGGCGAAGACGGACAGCTGGTTGATTTGACGGTTTCGGAGAGTTCGGGGCACTCCATCCTGGACGACGCGGCCGTGGCCGTCTTGAAGAAAGCCGCTCCGCTGACCTTGCCGCAACCCTTGGGACGCTCCCAGGTGGTCGTGCAAGTTCCGATCAGCTACAGACTGCGCTAA
- a CDS encoding biopolymer transporter ExbD produces MDRELDQINVIPLVDVMLVLLVIVLTTATFITTGQIPVDLAKAKEAGDRKDVPLVITLTADGHLYMNDRPVTQDELKGALFPHPRESLVVVRADRVTLLERFVQLVDEVRGLGFQQVSLEVVRS; encoded by the coding sequence ATGGATCGTGAACTGGACCAGATCAACGTCATCCCCCTCGTGGACGTCATGCTGGTACTGCTGGTGATCGTCCTCACCACGGCGACATTCATCACGACCGGCCAGATCCCCGTGGACCTCGCCAAGGCCAAGGAGGCGGGGGACCGGAAAGACGTCCCGCTGGTCATCACCCTCACGGCGGACGGACACCTGTACATGAACGATCGGCCCGTCACGCAGGATGAGCTCAAGGGCGCGTTGTTTCCCCACCCGCGCGAATCCCTGGTCGTCGTGCGCGCCGACCGCGTCACGTTGCTGGAACGATTTGTCCAATTGGTGGATGAAGTTCGCGGATTGGGATTCCAGCAAGTCAGCCTGGAGGTCGTCCGTTCGTGA
- the exbB gene encoding TonB-system energizer ExbB yields MDALKETVDYGVIGLLLALSLWAVAVAVERWFFYRRIDPAQYPNLQIFELALTKRLVVIGTVAANAPYIGLLGTVLGIMLTFHTMGTSGTMAVSTIMIGLSLALKATAAGLLVAIPCVVMNNVLRRRVTELVTQYKVQHGS; encoded by the coding sequence ATGGATGCCCTGAAAGAAACGGTGGACTACGGTGTGATCGGCCTGTTGCTGGCCCTCAGTCTCTGGGCCGTCGCGGTCGCGGTCGAGCGTTGGTTCTTCTACCGCCGCATTGATCCGGCCCAATACCCGAACCTCCAGATCTTCGAGTTGGCCCTGACGAAACGGCTGGTCGTCATCGGCACGGTCGCGGCCAATGCGCCCTATATCGGCCTGCTGGGCACGGTCCTAGGCATCATGCTCACGTTTCACACAATGGGCACCTCGGGCACGATGGCGGTCAGCACGATCATGATCGGCCTCAGCCTGGCTCTCAAGGCCACCGCCGCCGGCCTGCTCGTCGCCATTCCCTGCGTGGTCATGAACAACGTCCTGCGCCGCCGCGTGACCGAGCTGGTCACCCAATACAAGGTGCAACATGGATCGTGA
- a CDS encoding ABC transporter ATP-binding protein — MSLGQRQRHDAISGGRLPEVPSCPTVLELRHVTCAYERARPAICDISLAIREGEILCLLGPSGCGKTTTLRVIAGFEPITAGEVYLEGRLVSSPESLVATERRRVGMVFQDYALFPHLRVLDNIAFGLRDLSKEERFARVSTMLALIGLTGLERRYPHELSGGQQQRVALARALAQKPTVLLLDEPFSNLDPDMTGKMREELYDLLLQTNTTAILVTHDHEEAFAMADRVAVLRDGRLEQFDSPEAIYHTPASPFVADFVGQADFIPGLIENGQVTTEIGPFPNHKRFATGTKVVVMIRPDDVHIAPSEQGTARITARQFRGSENLYTVQLSSGDILHSSETSTSIYPIGTFVNVQVLATHTVLFEQGHPTPT; from the coding sequence ATGTCGCTCGGTCAACGTCAGCGCCATGACGCGATCTCCGGAGGGCGGCTTCCGGAAGTCCCTTCTTGCCCGACGGTGCTGGAGCTGCGCCATGTCACCTGCGCCTACGAACGGGCCCGACCGGCGATTTGCGATATCTCCCTTGCCATCCGTGAGGGGGAGATTCTCTGCCTGCTCGGCCCGTCCGGATGCGGCAAGACCACCACGTTGCGGGTTATTGCGGGATTCGAGCCGATCACAGCGGGAGAGGTCTACCTGGAAGGCCGCCTCGTGTCCTCGCCGGAGTCCCTCGTGGCCACCGAACGGCGCCGTGTGGGCATGGTCTTCCAGGACTATGCGTTATTCCCCCATTTGCGCGTGCTGGACAACATCGCTTTCGGACTCCGCGACCTGTCCAAGGAGGAACGGTTCGCTCGGGTCTCCACCATGTTGGCATTGATCGGGCTGACGGGGTTGGAACGACGCTACCCCCACGAGCTGTCCGGAGGACAGCAGCAGCGGGTGGCCCTCGCCCGGGCGCTGGCTCAGAAACCGACGGTCTTGCTGCTCGATGAACCCTTCAGCAATCTCGACCCGGACATGACCGGCAAGATGCGGGAAGAATTATACGACCTGTTGTTACAGACCAACACGACGGCGATCCTGGTCACCCACGACCACGAAGAAGCCTTCGCCATGGCCGACCGGGTCGCTGTCCTTCGCGACGGACGCTTGGAGCAGTTCGACTCGCCGGAAGCCATTTACCATACCCCCGCCAGCCCTTTCGTCGCGGACTTCGTCGGCCAGGCCGACTTTATCCCCGGCCTGATCGAGAACGGCCAGGTGACCACCGAGATCGGCCCCTTTCCGAACCACAAGCGCTTCGCGACAGGCACCAAGGTGGTGGTTATGATCCGCCCGGATGACGTGCACATTGCCCCGTCCGAGCAAGGCACCGCCCGCATCACGGCCCGGCAGTTTCGGGGATCGGAGAATCTCTACACCGTCCAACTGTCTTCGGGAGACATCCTGCACAGCAGTGAAACCTCGACCAGTATCTACCCCATCGGTACGTTCGTGAACGTGCAAGTCCTGGCCACGCACACCGTCCTGTTCGAACAGGGCCACCCGACGCCCACATAG
- a CDS encoding iron ABC transporter permease yields the protein MVTTVRHASPTPLSIFALTVAGLICLPLAFVTYQALSAGTTVWTRLWNTRIPELLVNTGSLALSVSTGTLLLGVSLAWLVVRYEFPARRFWEWALVLPLAMPTYVLAYIYTYLLGVGGPAEQVWQAWAGPGARIFPPHSLSGATLVMTLDTFPFVYLLSRAALMNFNVAFEEVAQACGASRLQTWLRVTLPLMRPAIVAGLSLVVLYVVSDFGAVSLLRFQTFTYAVYQQVSGRYDHAAAASLSLLLVLLALLFLIAERWFRQQSRFYQTTGRYRAPARKALPPLGAWLSTTYAAAVFGASFGMPAWLLIKWSLAALADGALDARFLGFIANSLLLSGSAATLAIVIGTPLAYAASRRPSKLHILCTQAVYAGYVLPGPVGALALLVLVSHLAPFWYGTILVLVAAYVLHFLPAGLQTMEPALQQVTPNLEEAARSLGYGPAGTLRTVTLPLIRGGFIAAWVLMFLQCMKELPATLLLRPVGYDTLAVRVWLEASEEYYQLAAPSALLIVAMTIPAILLLVAKDWRAA from the coding sequence ATGGTCACCACAGTCCGCCATGCCTCCCCCACCCCTCTTTCAATTTTTGCGCTGACCGTTGCCGGCCTCATTTGCCTGCCCCTGGCCTTTGTTACCTACCAGGCCCTATCGGCCGGCACCACCGTCTGGACCCGTCTGTGGAATACGAGGATTCCCGAATTGCTGGTCAACACCGGGTCCCTGGCCCTGAGCGTGTCGACCGGCACCCTCCTGCTGGGCGTATCCTTGGCCTGGCTGGTGGTCCGTTATGAGTTTCCCGCCAGACGGTTTTGGGAATGGGCGCTGGTGCTGCCGCTGGCCATGCCGACCTATGTGCTGGCTTACATCTACACATACCTGCTTGGGGTCGGAGGCCCCGCCGAGCAGGTCTGGCAAGCCTGGGCCGGACCCGGCGCCAGGATCTTCCCGCCCCACAGCCTCTCCGGCGCCACGCTGGTCATGACCCTGGACACCTTTCCCTTCGTCTATCTGCTGAGCCGGGCGGCCCTCATGAATTTCAACGTGGCCTTTGAGGAGGTTGCGCAGGCCTGCGGCGCCTCGCGGCTCCAGACCTGGCTCCGCGTCACCCTGCCGCTGATGCGCCCGGCCATCGTGGCCGGCCTGTCGTTGGTAGTGTTATACGTCGTCTCAGACTTCGGGGCCGTGTCGCTGCTCCGATTCCAGACCTTCACCTATGCCGTATACCAACAAGTGAGCGGGCGCTACGATCACGCCGCTGCCGCTTCATTGAGCCTGCTTCTGGTCTTGCTCGCCCTGCTCTTCCTGATTGCCGAACGGTGGTTCCGTCAACAAAGCCGGTTCTACCAGACCACCGGCCGCTATCGCGCGCCGGCCCGCAAAGCGCTGCCTCCGTTGGGCGCGTGGCTCTCGACGACATACGCGGCCGCCGTGTTCGGCGCCTCATTCGGCATGCCGGCCTGGCTCCTCATCAAGTGGAGCCTCGCGGCGCTGGCGGACGGAGCGCTGGACGCCAGGTTTCTGGGATTCATCGCGAACAGCCTCCTCCTGTCTGGGTCGGCCGCCACGCTGGCGATCGTCATCGGCACGCCGCTGGCCTACGCGGCAAGCCGGCGACCGTCGAAGCTCCACATCCTCTGCACACAAGCGGTCTACGCCGGCTACGTCTTGCCCGGTCCGGTTGGCGCCCTGGCCTTGCTGGTCCTGGTTTCCCACCTCGCTCCCTTCTGGTACGGCACGATCCTGGTGCTGGTCGCCGCCTATGTCCTGCACTTTCTCCCGGCCGGACTTCAGACCATGGAGCCGGCCTTGCAACAAGTCACACCGAATCTTGAAGAAGCGGCGCGAAGCCTCGGCTACGGGCCGGCCGGCACGCTTCGGACGGTGACCCTGCCCCTCATCCGTGGCGGTTTCATCGCCGCCTGGGTCTTGATGTTTCTGCAATGTATGAAGGAGCTGCCGGCAACGCTGCTCCTCCGCCCGGTGGGCTATGACACCCTGGCCGTGCGGGTCTGGCTGGAAGCCAGCGAAGAATACTATCAATTGGCCGCCCCCTCGGCGCTCCTGATCGTGGCCATGACCATCCCGGCGATTCTGCTGCTGGTCGCGAAGGATTGGCGCGCAGCCTGA
- a CDS encoding extracellular solute-binding protein, protein MKSHRQPSICPPTHRLGRRSFLALLSFFAALLFSGLPGLIGESAAADKLIVYSGRAEKLIKPVLDAFQTKTGIQVELLSSGTTELVNRLQAEGDRTPADLLITNDAGSLERARELGLLQPLHMKEIEQAIPPTFRAADGSWIGLSGRFWTLVYNTNLVKPGDVRSVLDLAAPRWKGKIAIPNAGSEYLQAGVSVIKAAQGDERTQQFLLGLKANAGTFVYGKSSQIVDALAKGEVALGLVNHYYFYRYLADHPGAPIALHMLDQQDKGMGAIMNVAGVGIIKQSRKLDAAKRLVEFLVSHEGQKLFADVNKEYPLRPEVPADPALPKRESFRIASVPLARLGELREPAMALIEQAGLR, encoded by the coding sequence ATGAAGTCGCACCGACAGCCCTCTATCTGCCCCCCCACCCATCGCCTTGGTCGCCGGAGCTTCCTTGCGCTTCTGAGCTTCTTTGCAGCCCTGCTGTTCAGCGGTCTCCCGGGACTCATCGGTGAGAGCGCCGCCGCCGACAAGCTGATCGTCTACTCAGGGCGGGCTGAAAAGCTCATCAAGCCGGTCCTGGATGCCTTCCAGACCAAGACCGGCATCCAGGTGGAACTCCTCTCCTCCGGCACCACGGAACTGGTGAACCGGCTGCAAGCCGAGGGAGACCGCACCCCCGCCGACCTGCTGATTACCAACGATGCCGGCAGCCTGGAGCGGGCCCGGGAGTTGGGGCTTTTGCAGCCTCTGCACATGAAGGAAATCGAGCAAGCCATTCCGCCCACCTTCAGGGCCGCGGATGGCAGCTGGATCGGGCTGTCCGGACGCTTCTGGACCCTGGTCTACAACACCAATCTGGTCAAGCCGGGCGATGTTCGGTCGGTCCTGGACTTGGCAGCCCCCCGCTGGAAAGGCAAGATCGCCATCCCCAACGCAGGCAGCGAGTACCTGCAAGCCGGGGTGTCGGTGATCAAGGCGGCCCAGGGCGACGAGCGGACCCAGCAGTTCCTACTCGGGCTCAAAGCCAACGCCGGCACGTTCGTCTACGGGAAGAGTTCCCAGATCGTGGACGCCCTCGCGAAGGGAGAGGTGGCCCTGGGCCTAGTGAACCACTATTACTTCTACCGGTACCTGGCCGACCATCCCGGCGCCCCCATCGCTCTCCACATGTTGGATCAGCAGGACAAGGGCATGGGTGCGATCATGAACGTTGCCGGAGTCGGGATCATCAAGCAGAGCCGCAAGCTGGACGCAGCGAAGCGGCTGGTGGAGTTTCTGGTGTCACACGAGGGCCAGAAGCTGTTTGCGGATGTGAACAAGGAATATCCCCTCCGTCCTGAAGTCCCGGCCGATCCGGCCCTCCCCAAACGCGAGTCCTTCCGCATCGCATCGGTTCCCCTGGCCCGCTTGGGCGAATTGCGGGAACCGGCCATGGCGCTGATTGAGCAGGCAGGGCTCCGCTAA
- a CDS encoding transcriptional repressor: MHKDLKETLLLRDHLAKHQLKLTRQREQILSVFLKMEHITAEQMYRMLAKKDPHIGLATIYRTLNLFCEAGLAQARHFGTQTQYDNISHKGHHDHLICTDCGKIVEFENCDIERLQEEVAKRNGFTIKTHKLELYGVCATCRH; this comes from the coding sequence ATGCACAAAGACCTCAAAGAGACCCTCCTGCTGAGGGATCACCTGGCCAAGCATCAACTGAAGTTGACCCGCCAGCGCGAACAAATACTCTCCGTGTTCCTCAAGATGGAGCACATCACGGCGGAGCAGATGTATCGCATGTTGGCCAAGAAAGACCCTCATATCGGGCTGGCGACCATCTATCGAACCTTGAATCTGTTTTGCGAGGCAGGCCTGGCGCAGGCGCGCCATTTCGGCACGCAGACCCAGTACGACAACATCTCGCACAAGGGACATCACGATCATTTGATCTGTACGGACTGCGGCAAGATCGTCGAATTTGAAAACTGCGATATCGAACGGCTGCAAGAGGAAGTCGCCAAACGGAATGGGTTCACCATTAAAACTCACAAGCTGGAACTGTACGGCGTCTGCGCAACTTGCCGTCATTGA